A part of Ignavibacteriales bacterium genomic DNA contains:
- the aceE gene encoding pyruvate dehydrogenase (acetyl-transferring), homodimeric type: protein MSDDIKKETKVEDIETSEWLYSLDYVLQHSGPERVVELLQQLQVRAHKAGVHIPFSANTPYINTIPREKQPPFPGDREIERRIKSLIRWNAMAMVVKANKLESGIGGHISTYASAATLYEIGFNHFFHGKGEGYDGDQIYFQGHASPGIYARAYLEGRITKEQLENFRRDLNPNGGLTSYPHPFLMPNFWEFPTVSMGLGPIMAIYQARFNRYLEDRGLKKPGGHVWAFLGDGETDEPEALGAITLASREKLDNLIFVINANLQRLDGPVRGNGKIIQELEAAFRGAGWNVIKVIWGDDWDSLLEKDVDGKLVKRMGEVVDGEYQKYSVEGGDYIRKNFFGKDPDLLKMVEKMSDEQLHKMRRGGHDPEKVYAAYKAATENTGQPTVIIAKTIKGYGLGESGEGKNITHQQKKLNEDEMKEFRSRFGIAISDDDITSEPFFKPDEDSHEIQYLKKRRAELGGYIPSRKTDVRPIKTPPESLFEEFYKGTEGREVSSTMVFVRILAKLLKDKELGKLIVPIVPDEARTFGMEALFRQVGIYSHPGQLYDPVDKDSLLYYKEAKDGQILEEGINEAGSMSSFIAAGTAYNTHGINMIPFFIYYSMFGMQRVGDLVWAAGDIGAKGFMLGGTAGRTTLNGEGLQHQDGNSHLLAYPVPNLVTYDPAFAYELAVIIRDGIKRMYEDQEKIFYYITLMNENYAMPEMPKGVEKGILKGMYKFHTSDKKNLKLKANLFGSGTILNEVIKAAKILEDDYRVACDVWSVTSYKELRRDALEAERFNLLNPTGKPKLSYIEKMLNKEDGVFVASSDYVKALPDSVAKWFPRRLYSLGTDGFGRSESREALRDFFEVDAKHIVFATLTALFKEGKIQDKTLDKAVKELGINPNKRNPMSS from the coding sequence ATGAGTGATGATATTAAAAAAGAAACTAAAGTTGAAGATATAGAAACAAGCGAGTGGCTTTATTCGCTCGATTATGTTTTGCAGCATAGCGGGCCCGAACGTGTTGTTGAACTGCTTCAGCAGCTTCAGGTTCGGGCGCATAAAGCCGGAGTTCATATTCCCTTCAGCGCAAACACACCTTACATAAACACAATACCAAGAGAAAAGCAGCCCCCCTTCCCCGGTGATCGCGAAATCGAGAGAAGAATTAAAAGTTTAATTCGCTGGAACGCAATGGCGATGGTAGTAAAAGCTAATAAACTTGAAAGTGGAATCGGCGGACATATTTCTACTTACGCTTCTGCTGCAACTTTATACGAAATTGGTTTCAACCATTTTTTCCATGGCAAAGGTGAGGGTTACGACGGCGATCAAATTTATTTTCAGGGACACGCTTCTCCCGGCATATACGCCCGCGCTTATCTCGAAGGAAGAATTACCAAAGAACAATTAGAAAATTTTAGAAGAGATTTAAATCCTAACGGCGGACTTACTTCTTACCCCCATCCCTTCTTAATGCCGAACTTCTGGGAGTTCCCGACTGTATCAATGGGGCTCGGTCCGATTATGGCAATTTATCAAGCAAGATTTAACAGATACTTAGAAGATCGCGGATTGAAAAAACCGGGCGGACACGTTTGGGCTTTTCTTGGTGACGGCGAAACTGATGAGCCGGAAGCATTAGGTGCCATTACTCTTGCTTCACGTGAGAAACTTGATAACTTAATTTTTGTTATCAATGCAAACCTGCAAAGATTGGATGGACCTGTCCGCGGCAACGGAAAAATCATTCAAGAACTTGAAGCAGCTTTCCGAGGTGCAGGATGGAATGTTATAAAAGTTATCTGGGGTGATGATTGGGATTCACTCTTAGAAAAAGATGTTGATGGCAAACTCGTTAAACGTATGGGTGAAGTTGTTGACGGCGAATATCAAAAATATTCTGTTGAGGGGGGAGACTATATCAGAAAGAATTTCTTTGGTAAAGACCCCGACCTCTTAAAGATGGTTGAAAAGATGAGCGATGAACAGTTACATAAAATGAGGCGCGGCGGTCACGATCCTGAAAAAGTTTATGCGGCTTATAAAGCTGCAACTGAAAATACCGGACAGCCGACGGTAATCATTGCAAAGACAATCAAAGGTTATGGACTCGGCGAAAGCGGCGAAGGAAAGAACATTACACATCAGCAGAAAAAATTAAACGAAGATGAGATGAAAGAGTTCAGAAGTCGTTTTGGTATTGCAATTTCTGATGACGACATTACAAGCGAACCATTCTTTAAACCCGATGAGGACAGTCACGAAATTCAATATCTTAAAAAACGCAGAGCAGAACTTGGCGGATATATTCCGTCGCGCAAAACAGATGTGCGACCAATAAAAACCCCACCTGAATCTTTGTTTGAAGAATTTTATAAAGGAACCGAAGGAAGAGAAGTCTCATCAACAATGGTGTTCGTAAGAATTCTTGCAAAGCTTTTGAAGGATAAAGAATTGGGAAAGCTTATTGTTCCTATCGTTCCCGATGAAGCCCGCACATTTGGTATGGAAGCACTCTTTAGACAAGTTGGTATTTACTCCCACCCCGGTCAGCTTTATGATCCGGTTGATAAAGACTCCCTCCTTTACTACAAAGAAGCCAAAGATGGACAAATCCTTGAAGAGGGAATTAATGAAGCCGGTTCAATGTCGTCATTCATTGCGGCTGGAACCGCTTACAACACACACGGAATAAATATGATTCCATTCTTCATTTATTATTCAATGTTTGGAATGCAAAGAGTGGGCGATCTTGTTTGGGCTGCCGGTGATATAGGCGCAAAAGGATTTATGCTCGGCGGTACTGCCGGCAGAACAACTCTTAACGGCGAAGGTTTACAGCATCAGGATGGAAACAGCCATTTGCTTGCGTATCCTGTTCCAAACCTTGTTACTTACGATCCTGCTTTCGCATACGAGTTGGCGGTTATCATTCGTGATGGTATAAAGAGAATGTATGAAGATCAGGAAAAGATTTTTTACTACATCACTTTGATGAACGAAAACTACGCAATGCCCGAAATGCCAAAGGGTGTGGAAAAAGGAATACTGAAAGGTATGTACAAGTTTCATACTTCAGATAAGAAGAATCTTAAACTGAAAGCAAACCTATTCGGCAGCGGAACAATTCTTAATGAAGTTATAAAAGCAGCAAAAATCCTTGAAGATGATTATCGTGTTGCTTGCGATGTTTGGAGTGTCACAAGTTACAAAGAACTGCGCCGCGATGCTCTCGAAGCTGAACGATTTAATTTGTTAAACCCAACAGGAAAACCAAAACTTTCCTACATCGAAAAGATGTTGAATAAAGAGGATGGAGTTTTTGTTGCCTCTTCTGATTATGTTAAAGCCCTTCCTGACTCAGTGGCAAAGTGGTTCCCTCGCAGGTTGTACTCGCTCGGCACAGATGGATTTGGTAGAAGTGAATCGCGCGAGGCGCTGCGTGATTTCTTTGAAGTGGATGCAAAGCACATTGTGTTTGCAACTCTAACTGCATTGTTTAAAGAAGGAAAGATACAGGATAAAACTCTGGATAAAGCCGTAAAGGAACTCGGCATAAATCCAAACAAACGTAACCCGATGTCTTCATAA